Part of the Falco naumanni isolate bFalNau1 chromosome 3, bFalNau1.pat, whole genome shotgun sequence genome is shown below.
CTGGATGTAGCCCCCACCAGAACCCCTCCAGtggccctggggagcagccgaatccaggcactgggagggcAGGACCCTTCCCCCTGGCAGGGAACCGGCGGACCAAGGTCTCGCTCGGTGTGaggggggctggagctggcGGCCGGtggccacagctgctctggcgCCCAGCCACGATCTGGCCTCCCCCACGCCATTCCCACCCGGCACTGGGCCGGGCTGGAGCCACCGGTGCCGCTGAGGGACCAGGAGCCAAAGAAACGTGGAACCAccacaaattttatttaaaaaaaaacaaacagttattcaataataaataacaaaggGGTTAGAAAAGGGGGACGAGCGGCAGctgccggggggtgggggggttggggggggggctgcacaTGGCGCCTCACTCGCCGGAGGCCTGCATCTGCTTGCAGAAGGAGtcaaactgctgctgctccagctctgtcaTCACTCGGTTGAGGGCGTAGATCTGCGGGAGGGGGGACAAAGAGGTGATGGGGGGGTCAGCCCCAGTGTTGCcattgtgtgtgtgtcccccgGGTCACTCACCTCAGccctctgcctctgcttcagctcctgctgggcCGATTTCTGCTTGGCCTTCTCCAGGCGAGCCGCCGGCTCCCGGGGCTTTGGCCGCTCCTTCCGCCCCCCCCCACTCGGCTCCATGGCTGGGGCGAGGGGAGGGTCACCCCAGGGCCCCCCACTCCTCCTTCTGCCAACCCCACtagccccagccccactgacAGCCCCCCCCTCCATGTCCACAGCCCCACTGGGCCTGCAGCtccacccctgccccccgcaTCCCATAACACCCCCCCAGGCAACGTAGGGGCCCCCGACCCACACCCTGAGCCCCACAGGCTCCTCACTGTAACACCCCCCAcatccctcagctgctccctctccccacactccaccccccagccccacaaccCCTTATAGATCCCATAGtcttcccagccccacagcccccgtGCCCCACATGCATCTCTCCATGCCCTACCCCCCAtgtcccacagcccccctcagccccacatAAACCGCAgcctcccctcagccccacGGCCCCCCAcggtcccccctcagccccacGGCTCCCCCTCAGCCCCACATAAACCGCAgcctcccctcagccccacGGCCCCCCAcggtcccccctcagccccacGGCTCCCGACGGCCCCCTCTCAGCCCCACATAAACCGCAGCCTCCCCACGGCCCCCCCaatccccaccccccagcctcccagTGCCCGGTACCAGCGGGCCCGTGCCCGGGGCAAGATGGCGGCGGAGCCCCGCCCCTCCGCTAcccgcgccgcgccgcctgCGCAgagccccgccccgcgcgcaCGCGCAGGCAGCCCCGCCCCT
Proteins encoded:
- the LOC121085444 gene encoding small vasohibin-binding protein, with the translated sequence MEPSGGGRKERPKPREPAARLEKAKQKSAQQELKQRQRAEIYALNRVMTELEQQQFDSFCKQMQASGE